The Miscanthus floridulus cultivar M001 chromosome 17, ASM1932011v1, whole genome shotgun sequence genome has a window encoding:
- the LOC136517949 gene encoding probable histone H2A.5 — MDGGGTKVKKAAAGRKLGGGGPKKKPVSRSVKAGLQFPVSRIGRYLKKGRYAQRVGTGAPVYLAAVLEYLAAEVLELAGNAARDNKKNRIIPRHVLLAIRNDEELGKLLGGVTIAHGGVLPNIHSVLLPKKAAEKAETATKSPKKAAAKSPKK, encoded by the coding sequence ATGGACGGCGGCGGCACGAAGGTGAagaaggcggcggcggggcggaagCTGGGCGGCGGCGGGCCGAAGAAGAAGCCGGTGTCGCGGTCCGTCAAGGCCGGGCTGCAGTTCCCCGTGAGCCGCATCGGGCGGTACCTGAAGAAAGGGCGGTATGCGCAGCGCGTGGGCACGGGCGCGCCCGTCTACCTCGCCGCCGTCCTCGAGTACCTCGCCGCCGAGGTCCTGGAGCTGGCGGGCAACGCGGCGCGGGACAACAAGAAGAACCGCATCATCCCGCGCCACGTCCTCCTCGCCATCCGCAACGACGAGGAGCTCGGCAAGCTGCTGGGGGGCGTCACCATCGCGCACGGCGGCGTGCTCCCCAACATCCACTCCGTCCTCCTCCCCAAGAAGGCCGCCGAGAAGGCCGAGACCGCTACCAAGTCGCCCAAGAAGGCCGCCGCCAAGTCGCCCAAGAAGTAG
- the LOC136517947 gene encoding soluble inorganic pyrophosphatase 4-like: MAPAVEAVNETGSFQKVPALNERILSTMSRRSVAAHPWHDLEIGPGAPTIFNCVIEIPRGSKVKYELDKKTGLIKVDRVLYSSVVYPHNYGFIPRTLCEDSDPLDVLVIMQEPVIPGCFLRAKAIGVMPMIDQGEADDKIIAVCADDPEYRHYNDIKDLPPHRLAEIRRFFEDYKKNENKEVAVNDFLPATEAYEVIQHSMDLYATYIVEGLRR; this comes from the exons ATGGCGCCCGCTGTGGAAGCCGTGAATGAGACAGGCTCGTTCCAAAAGGTTCCTGCCTTGAACGAAAGGATACTATCAACCATGTCCAGGAGATCTGTTGCTGCCCACCCTTGGCATGATCTGGAGATAG GTCCTGGCGCTCCAACCATATTCAACTGC GTCATTGAGATACCCAGGGGCAGCAAGGTTAAATATGAACTTGACAAGAAAACTGGACTGATCAAG GTGGACCGTGTCCTGTATTCATCAGTTGTTTACCCTCACAACTATGGATTCATTCCTCGCACACTTTGTGAAGACAGTGATCCTTTGGATGTACTGGTTATAATGCAG GAGCCAGTTATCCCAGGCTGTTTCCTACGTGCAAAGGCCATCGGTGTTATGCCCATGATTGATCAAGGAGAGGCAGACGACAAGATCATTGCAGTGTGCGCTGATGATCCTGAGTACAGGCATTACAACGATATCAAGGACCTCCCACCTCACCGCTTGGCTGAAATCAGGCGCTTCTTTGAGGACT ACAAGAAGAATGAGAACAAGGAGGTTGCTGTGAACGACTTTCTGCCTGCAACTGAAGCTTATGAAGTCATACAGCACTCTAT GGATCTGTATGCTACCTACATCGTTGAGGGGCTGAGGAGGTAG